GCTGGCGGTGGCTACCACCCGCAGTTCGTCGACGCGGGGGTCGACGACCTGGCTGCACGTGTTCTCGGGGTGTATCAGGGTCACGTCGGCGAGAGGCGGGCGGCCCTCGACGCGGCGCTCACCGACCTGGAGCGGGACGCCGACGACTTCAAACTGGTTCGCGGGTTCGCGAAGCTACTGGAGCGGGACGCGACCTTCGAGACGCAGTCGCCGGTCGAACCGCGGCGGGTCCGCCGCCGTGTCTTCGAGGCCGCCGAATCCGTCGGGGTCGTCGACGACTCGGAGCGACAGACCGCCCTGGAGAGGGCCGGCGACCACTTCGGCGTCGCCCCGTCGGTCCTCGAAGACGCCCTCTATGCCGACCGTGACAGTCGGCAGGTCATGGCGGCGTTCGATCCCCGGTGGAGTCCGTCGGAACTACGGACGCAGTACAACCTCTCGCTGGCCCAGACGGCGCTGTTCGACGCCACGGAGGTCCGGGTCCGCTCCTCGGAGCCGGCGACGCTCGTCTCGGCGGTCAAACGGCTCCAGTTGCTGTACGAGATCGTCTCGACGCCGTCCGGCCGTGAGGTCGTCGTCACCGGCCCCGACGCGCTGTTCTCGAACACGCGACGCTACGGGACGCGGTTCGCCCGGCTCCTCCGGACGGTCGCAGCGACCGCGGAGTGGGAACTGACGGCGACTATCGACGACCGCGGGACCGAGCGGGAGCTCCACCTCTCGGCGGCCGACGTGACCGTTCCCGGGGTCGAGCCGGTCAGCGAGGTGACCTACGACAGCGGTGTCGAGGCCGACTTCGCGGCCCGGTTCGAGGCGCTGGAGCTGGACTGGGAACTGATCCGCGAGCCGGAGCCACTGGAGGCCGGCGAACACGTCGTCGTCCCCGACTTCGCGTTCGACTGGCGACCCGGCCACGAGGGCGGCGTCCGGAAGACGGCACCCGACGAGTCGGCGTTTCGTGTCTACTTCGAGATCATGGGGTTCTGGACGCCTGAGTACGTCCGGAAGAAGCTGTCGCGCCTCGCCGCGCTCGAAGACGTCGAACTGCTCGTGGCGGTCGACGACTCGCTGGGGGTCGGCGACGCCATCGACGCACAGGCCCACCGTGCGATCCCTTACAGCGGGAGCGTCCGCGTGAAAGACGTCAGGGATGCCCTCCGGCCGTTCGAGGCGGAGTTGGTCGCCGAGAGCGCCGACTCACTCCCGGACTCGCTGGAACCCGACGCGGACGTGGTCTCGCTCGCTGCCCTGGCGGACGAACGCGGTGTCAGCGAGGACGCTATCGAGGACAAATCGTTCCCGGCCCACGAACTAGTCGGCCGGACGCTCGTCCGGCCGGCCGTCCTGGACAGAGTCGACGAGCGGATCGAGGCCGGGCAGACCCTCGCCGAGGTCCAGGCGATACTGGACGACCACGG
Above is a window of Haloarcula halophila DNA encoding:
- a CDS encoding DUF790 family protein, giving the protein MLTKELLRVSRAGGGYHPQFVDAGVDDLAARVLGVYQGHVGERRAALDAALTDLERDADDFKLVRGFAKLLERDATFETQSPVEPRRVRRRVFEAAESVGVVDDSERQTALERAGDHFGVAPSVLEDALYADRDSRQVMAAFDPRWSPSELRTQYNLSLAQTALFDATEVRVRSSEPATLVSAVKRLQLLYEIVSTPSGREVVVTGPDALFSNTRRYGTRFARLLRTVAATAEWELTATIDDRGTERELHLSAADVTVPGVEPVSEVTYDSGVEADFAARFEALELDWELIREPEPLEAGEHVVVPDFAFDWRPGHEGGVRKTAPDESAFRVYFEIMGFWTPEYVRKKLSRLAALEDVELLVAVDDSLGVGDAIDAQAHRAIPYSGSVRVKDVRDALRPFEAELVAESADSLPDSLEPDADVVSLAALADERGVSEDAIEDKSFPAHELVGRTLVRPAVLDRVDERIEAGQTLAEVQAILDDHGIDDDSAVLSRLGYRVEWDGLSGGTVRERETD